A single Clostridiales bacterium DNA region contains:
- the ligA gene encoding NAD-dependent DNA ligase LigA: MIQEEILKLREKINYYSHKYYVEDVSEISDFEYDKLYKRLEDLENENPMYITDDSPTRRIGGKPLDEFEKVVHKHKMQSLSDVFSFDELEAFDRKLQSELGEQPVYVVEKKIDGLSVSISYKDGVLVEAATRGDGSIGEDVTQNVRTIKSVPLKLKQAVEDLCVRGEVFISKKNFEKLNEMQEVNGENLFANPRNAAAGSLRQLDPKIAAVRNLDIFIFNLQGIEGDNFKTHTQTLEYLKKQGFKVSPGYKECKNIQEVLDYIKEIGATRDSLPFEIDGAVVKVNSLEQREKLGSTVKAPKWAVAYKYPAEQKTTKLKDIEASVGRTGVITPVAILEPVNLAGSTVGRATLHNMDYIIQKDIRIGDTVIIQKAGDIIPEVVEVMLDKRSGDEQEFVMPKKCPVCGADVIKEEGEVAYRCTGIECSAQVLRSIVHFVSRNAMNIDGMGTSVVKALYDNGYIKEISDIYELYQKREDISKMEGFGKKSVDNLIKSIEKSKDSNVDRLLFGFGIRHLGQKASQILANNINNIEDLFTKTKEEIMDINELGDKIAESVVIFFKQDATRDLINKLKKNGVNQESKKEKILDERFKGATFVLTGKLPTYSRNEVSDIIKKYGGKVSSSVSAKTTYVLAGEDGGSKLDKAMALGVKIIDEAEFMSMCR, encoded by the coding sequence ATGATACAGGAAGAAATTTTAAAGCTAAGAGAAAAAATAAATTATTATAGTCACAAATATTATGTGGAAGATGTGTCAGAGATATCAGATTTTGAGTATGATAAGTTGTACAAAAGATTAGAAGACTTAGAAAATGAAAATCCAATGTACATAACAGATGATTCGCCAACAAGACGAATAGGAGGAAAGCCGTTAGATGAGTTTGAAAAGGTTGTACACAAGCACAAAATGCAAAGTTTGTCGGATGTATTTAGTTTTGATGAGCTAGAGGCATTTGATAGAAAACTACAAAGTGAGCTAGGAGAACAACCGGTATATGTTGTAGAAAAAAAGATAGATGGATTGTCGGTTTCGATAAGCTATAAAGATGGAGTATTGGTAGAGGCAGCAACAAGGGGAGATGGTAGCATAGGAGAAGATGTTACTCAAAATGTGCGTACCATAAAATCTGTTCCGCTAAAACTAAAACAAGCGGTAGAGGATCTTTGTGTCAGGGGAGAAGTGTTTATATCAAAGAAAAATTTTGAAAAATTGAATGAGATGCAAGAAGTAAATGGAGAAAATCTTTTTGCAAATCCGAGAAATGCTGCAGCGGGTTCACTAAGACAATTAGATCCTAAAATTGCAGCGGTAAGGAATTTAGATATATTTATATTTAATTTGCAGGGAATAGAGGGAGATAATTTTAAGACACATACTCAAACGCTTGAGTATTTAAAAAAGCAAGGATTTAAAGTAAGTCCAGGTTATAAAGAATGTAAGAATATACAAGAAGTACTTGATTATATAAAAGAAATAGGAGCTACTAGGGATAGCCTACCATTTGAGATAGATGGTGCTGTAGTTAAAGTAAATTCGTTAGAGCAAAGAGAAAAGCTTGGATCCACAGTAAAGGCACCTAAATGGGCGGTAGCGTATAAATATCCAGCTGAGCAAAAGACAACTAAACTAAAGGATATTGAAGCTAGTGTAGGAAGGACAGGTGTTATAACTCCAGTTGCAATACTAGAGCCGGTTAATTTGGCGGGAAGCACTGTTGGAAGGGCGACATTGCACAACATGGATTACATTATACAAAAGGATATTCGTATAGGGGATACTGTAATTATACAAAAGGCTGGAGATATAATACCTGAAGTAGTTGAGGTAATGTTGGACAAAAGATCTGGAGATGAGCAAGAATTTGTTATGCCTAAAAAGTGTCCAGTATGTGGTGCAGATGTAATAAAGGAAGAAGGAGAAGTAGCGTACAGATGTACTGGCATAGAGTGTAGTGCACAAGTATTAAGGAGTATAGTGCACTTTGTATCAAGGAATGCTATGAATATAGATGGTATGGGAACATCGGTAGTAAAAGCGCTCTATGATAATGGGTATATAAAGGAAATATCAGATATATACGAGCTTTATCAAAAAAGAGAAGATATATCTAAGATGGAGGGCTTTGGAAAAAAATCAGTAGACAATTTGATAAAATCAATAGAAAAATCTAAAGATAGTAATGTAGATAGACTTTTATTTGGATTTGGTATAAGGCATTTGGGTCAAAAGGCATCACAGATATTAGCAAATAATATAAATAATATAGAAGATTTGTTTACTAAGACAAAAGAAGAAATAATGGATATAAATGAGTTGGGAGATAAGATAGCGGAGTCTGTAGTGATATTTTTTAAGCAGGATGCGACAAGAGATCTAATAAATAAATTAAAAAAGAATGGTGTTAACCAAGAAAGCAAAAAAGAAAAAATATTGGACGAAAGATTTAAGGGAGCGACATTTGTGTTAACGGGAAAATTGCCGACGTATTCAAGAAATGAAGTGTCTGATATAATAAAAAAATATGGAGGAAAGGTATCTAGTAGTGTGTCGGCCAAGACAACGTATGTTTTGGCAGGAGAAGATGGAGGAAGTAAATTAGATAAGGCTATGGCTCTAGGAGTGAAAATAATAGATGAAGCTGAGTTTATGAGTATGTGTAGGTGA
- a CDS encoding M50 family metallopeptidase yields the protein MTRVIRYIFLLSSMLILWGTYILKPIKVVAIFVHEIGHALMMWMFFGNSVQVNLTLSEVGHTIPVTNERFWTFIIANGGYIMSLMFSILILRIRNLKFRRYSLGLVSVWVLISLIYVEKIPASFLYVIIFSIITIIAYIINSDKIFEWMGDIIGISSIAYCMYETFMKDMLPIVALKVDLLKGIANNEIGIRDTEILYDVTGVPAVVWGTFWFVISLLVMMFCMRGMAKNKKKILKVERLGIDDTGRNFKAKRKNKLL from the coding sequence TTGACTAGAGTAATCCGGTATATATTTTTGTTAAGTTCAATGTTAATACTTTGGGGCACGTATATTTTAAAGCCAATAAAGGTTGTTGCAATATTTGTGCATGAAATAGGACATGCTCTAATGATGTGGATGTTTTTTGGAAATAGCGTTCAAGTAAACTTGACGTTAAGCGAGGTGGGTCACACTATACCGGTGACAAATGAGAGGTTTTGGACTTTCATAATAGCAAATGGCGGATACATAATGAGTTTGATGTTTTCTATATTGATACTACGTATAAGAAATTTAAAGTTTAGGCGATATAGCTTAGGACTAGTATCTGTGTGGGTTTTAATATCGTTGATATATGTAGAGAAGATACCAGCATCATTTTTATATGTTATTATATTTTCAATAATAACAATAATAGCATATATTATAAATAGCGACAAGATATTTGAGTGGATGGGTGACATAATAGGAATATCTAGTATAGCGTATTGCATGTACGAGACATTTATGAAGGATATGTTGCCAATTGTTGCGCTAAAAGTAGATCTACTAAAAGGGATTGCAAATAACGAGATAGGAATAAGAGACACAGAGATATTGTATGATGTAACAGGAGTGCCTGCTGTAGTATGGGGGACATTTTGGTTTGTTATATCTTTATTGGTTATGATGTTTTGTATGAGGGGAATGGCAAAAAACAAAAAGAAGATATTAAAAGTAGAAAGGCTTGGGATAGATGATACAGGAAGAAATTTTAAAGCTAAGAGAAAAAATAAATTATTATAG
- a CDS encoding YgjV family protein, translating to MNIYLECMGYLASVLCVVSLVMLDMKKLRWFNLIASAMFVVYSLLNKSYPVALTNVMIVIADIYYLFKIYRSEEK from the coding sequence ATGAATATTTATCTTGAGTGTATGGGATATTTAGCTAGTGTATTATGTGTAGTGTCGCTAGTTATGTTGGATATGAAGAAGCTTAGATGGTTTAATTTAATTGCATCTGCAATGTTTGTAGTGTATAGCTTATTAAACAAGTCATATCCAGTGGCATTAACAAATGTAATGATAGTGATAGCTGATATATATTATCTATTTAAGATATATCGTAGTGAAGAAAAGTAG
- the asnS gene encoding asparagine--tRNA ligase, whose protein sequence is MDILFKELYKKHDSLEGQEISVSGWVKTIRSSKVFGFIELNDGSFFKGVQIVFEEGKIDNFKEVEKLRVGTALRIRGILENTPDAKQPFEIKAKNIEVEGESAEDYPLQKKGHSFEFLRTVAHLRPRTNTFAAVFRIRSIVAYAIHKFFQERGFVYVHTPIITGSDCEGAGEMFRVTTLNMENLPKDESGRIDYSNDFFGKETNLTVSGQLNVETYAHAFRSVYTFGPTFRAENSNTQRHAAEFWMIEPEIAFADLEDDMNLAEDMLKFIIKYCLDNAKEEMEFFNNFIDKGLLDRLKNIVNSKFERITYTKAIELLKDSKENFQYPVEWGLDLQTEHERFLTEYIFKKPVFVTDYPKDIKAFYMRLNDDQKTVAATDLLVPGVGEIIGGSQREERLDILERRMEELNIKREDYSWYLDLRRYGGTRHAGFGLGFERAIMYITGMSNIRDVIPFPRTVNNAEF, encoded by the coding sequence ATGGATATTTTGTTTAAGGAGTTGTACAAGAAACATGATTCTCTTGAAGGCCAAGAGATAAGTGTTTCGGGATGGGTAAAAACCATCAGAAGTTCTAAAGTGTTTGGTTTTATAGAACTAAATGACGGAAGTTTTTTTAAAGGAGTTCAGATAGTATTTGAAGAAGGGAAAATTGACAACTTCAAAGAAGTAGAAAAACTTAGGGTAGGTACTGCACTAAGGATAAGAGGGATACTTGAGAATACACCGGATGCAAAACAACCGTTTGAGATAAAAGCAAAAAATATTGAAGTAGAGGGAGAGTCTGCAGAAGATTATCCGCTTCAGAAAAAGGGGCATTCGTTTGAGTTTTTAAGGACAGTGGCGCATCTAAGACCTAGAACTAATACGTTTGCGGCTGTGTTTAGAATTAGATCTATAGTTGCATACGCTATACATAAGTTCTTTCAGGAGAGAGGATTTGTATATGTACATACACCAATAATTACAGGAAGCGACTGTGAAGGTGCGGGAGAGATGTTTAGAGTAACTACTCTTAATATGGAAAATCTACCAAAGGACGAAAGTGGTAGAATAGATTATAGTAACGACTTTTTTGGTAAAGAGACAAACCTAACAGTTAGTGGCCAGCTAAATGTAGAAACATATGCACATGCGTTTAGGAGCGTTTATACGTTTGGACCTACATTTAGGGCAGAGAATTCTAATACACAAAGGCATGCAGCTGAGTTTTGGATGATAGAGCCAGAGATTGCATTTGCAGATTTAGAGGATGATATGAATCTTGCGGAGGATATGTTAAAGTTTATAATAAAGTACTGTTTAGATAATGCAAAAGAGGAGATGGAGTTTTTTAACAACTTCATAGACAAGGGGTTGTTGGATAGGTTGAAAAATATAGTAAACTCAAAATTCGAAAGGATAACATATACCAAGGCAATAGAGTTACTAAAAGACAGCAAAGAAAATTTCCAATATCCAGTAGAGTGGGGTTTGGATTTACAAACAGAGCATGAGAGATTTTTAACAGAGTACATATTTAAAAAGCCAGTGTTTGTGACTGATTATCCAAAAGATATAAAGGCATTTTATATGAGATTGAATGATGACCAAAAGACTGTTGCAGCAACAGACCTATTGGTTCCTGGAGTTGGGGAAATAATAGGAGGAAGTCAAAGAGAAGAAAGATTGGATATATTAGAGAGGAGAATGGAAGAGCTTAACATAAAGAGGGAAGATTACAGCTGGTATCTTGATTTGAGGAGATATGGTGGGACTAGACATGCTGGATTTGGGCTTGGATTTGAGAGAGCTATAATGTATATTACTGGTATGTCAAATATAAGAGATGTGATACCGTTTCCTAGAACAGTTAATAATGCAGAGTTTTAG
- a CDS encoding peptidylprolyl isomerase, with amino-acid sequence MSNDTLKEELQEERKQEVEYQFEEPKKGDTVAVMKTNHGDIKIRLFKDIAPKTVENFVGLANKGYYNGVTFHRVIKDFMIQGGDPTGTGAGGDSIWNIPFEDEFSNKVHHYRGALSMANRGPDTNTSQFFIVHNKRLEPGLITYLKKMNFDENLLKKYVEYGGTPHLDGKHTIFGQVYEGIEVVDKIANVEVSSYGNNKPLEDVVILEVTIENI; translated from the coding sequence ATGTCGAACGATACACTAAAGGAAGAATTGCAAGAAGAGAGAAAGCAAGAAGTTGAGTATCAGTTTGAGGAACCTAAGAAAGGCGACACTGTGGCGGTTATGAAGACTAACCATGGAGACATAAAGATCAGACTGTTTAAAGATATTGCACCAAAGACAGTTGAAAATTTTGTGGGACTAGCAAACAAAGGGTATTACAATGGGGTAACATTCCATAGAGTTATCAAAGATTTCATGATACAGGGAGGAGATCCAACTGGAACAGGAGCAGGAGGAGACAGTATATGGAATATACCTTTCGAAGATGAGTTTAGCAATAAAGTGCATCATTACAGGGGTGCATTATCTATGGCAAACAGGGGCCCAGATACTAATACAAGCCAATTCTTTATTGTACACAATAAAAGATTAGAGCCGGGGCTTATCACATACTTAAAGAAAATGAATTTCGATGAGAATTTGTTGAAAAAATATGTAGAGTACGGAGGAACGCCACACTTAGATGGTAAGCACACAATTTTTGGGCAGGTGTATGAAGGTATAGAGGTAGTAGATAAGATAGCTAATGTAGAGGTGTCATCGTATGGCAACAATAAACCTTTGGAAGATGTTGTTATATTGGAGGTTACCATAGAAAATATTTAG